A stretch of the Dyella telluris genome encodes the following:
- a CDS encoding nuclear transport factor 2 family protein: MSTEAVAKRLVAMCRHGQFEEAQHELYAKDAVSIEPESMANGPLGNVKGLDAILEKGKRFKDSVKEMHGLEVSEPLVAGNWFSVVMTMDVTMKDYGRVTMTEICVYHVKDDKITSEQFFYDAGG, encoded by the coding sequence ATGAGTACCGAAGCCGTCGCCAAGCGCCTGGTGGCCATGTGCCGCCACGGCCAGTTCGAGGAAGCCCAGCACGAGCTATACGCCAAGGATGCCGTGAGCATCGAACCGGAAAGCATGGCCAACGGCCCGCTGGGCAACGTGAAAGGGCTGGACGCCATCCTAGAGAAGGGCAAGCGGTTCAAGGACAGCGTCAAGGAAATGCATGGCCTGGAAGTCAGCGAACCGCTGGTCGCCGGCAACTGGTTCAGCGTCGTCATGACCATGGACGTGACCATGAAGGACTACGGCCGCGTCACCATGACCGAGATCTGCGTGTATCACGTGAAGGACGACAAGATCACCAGCGAGCAGTTTTTCTACGATGCGGGTGGCTGA
- the rpoD gene encoding RNA polymerase sigma factor RpoD produces the protein MNSKAPEQQSEIKALISKGLEQGYLTYAEINDHLPDDIVDPEQIEDIMAVLKGVGIEVHDAAPDSDPLSDNAPGASTDDEAAAEEAVALLSAVDSEVGRTTDPVRMYMREMGTVELLTREGEIAIAKRIEEGLGQVQTALASFPLTIELLLEEYDQHLDGKRRLSEILAGFADLEEAADAAQAALADAEVEDSDAEGDEEEGEEGGEEEESGPSGPDPEEVKRRMELLRDYYGKFQKAAPKATDISDKKVTKLRDQMAEEFLKLKLPSALIDSFVRKLREVVNDIRHHERVLMDIFVKHVKMPKAEFLKAFPSNEGNLEWANELGRKRQKWSPNIKPYKEAIDAEQDKLGAIERKLFLPLTDIKEINRTMSIGEAKARRAKKEMVEANLRLVISIAKKYTNRGLQFLDLIQEGNIGLMKAVDKFEYRRGYKFSTYATWWIRQAITRSIADQARTIRIPVHMIETINKLNRISRQMLQQFGREPTPEELAKEMDMPEDKIRKVLKIAKEPISMETPIGDDEDSHLGDFIEDTNASSPIESATETGLMETVRDVLAGLTPREAKVLRMRFGIDMNTDHTLEEVGKQFDVTRERIRQIEAKALRKLRHPSRSEQLRSFLDID, from the coding sequence ATGAATAGCAAAGCTCCTGAGCAACAGTCTGAAATCAAGGCGCTCATCTCCAAGGGTCTGGAGCAGGGCTACCTGACTTACGCCGAGATCAACGACCACCTGCCCGACGACATCGTCGATCCGGAGCAGATCGAAGACATCATGGCGGTGCTCAAGGGCGTCGGCATCGAGGTGCATGACGCCGCGCCGGATTCCGATCCGCTGTCGGACAACGCCCCGGGCGCGTCCACCGACGATGAAGCTGCCGCCGAAGAAGCCGTGGCGCTGCTGTCGGCCGTCGACTCCGAAGTGGGCCGCACCACCGACCCCGTCCGCATGTACATGCGTGAGATGGGCACGGTCGAGCTGCTGACCCGCGAAGGCGAAATCGCCATCGCCAAGCGCATCGAGGAAGGCCTGGGCCAGGTGCAGACCGCGCTCGCCTCCTTCCCGCTGACCATCGAGCTGCTGCTGGAGGAATACGACCAGCACCTGGACGGCAAGCGCCGCCTGAGCGAAATCCTGGCCGGCTTCGCCGACCTGGAAGAAGCCGCCGACGCAGCCCAGGCTGCCCTGGCTGACGCCGAAGTCGAAGACTCCGACGCCGAAGGCGACGAAGAAGAAGGCGAAGAAGGCGGCGAGGAAGAAGAGTCCGGCCCGTCCGGTCCGGACCCGGAAGAGGTCAAGCGCCGCATGGAACTGCTGCGCGACTACTACGGCAAGTTCCAGAAGGCGGCCCCCAAGGCCACCGACATCAGCGACAAGAAGGTCACCAAGCTGCGCGACCAGATGGCTGAGGAGTTCCTCAAGCTCAAGCTGCCGTCCGCGCTGATCGACAGCTTCGTGCGCAAGCTGCGCGAAGTGGTGAACGACATCCGTCACCACGAGCGCGTGCTGATGGACATCTTCGTCAAGCACGTGAAGATGCCCAAGGCCGAGTTCCTCAAGGCGTTCCCCAGCAACGAGGGCAACCTCGAGTGGGCGAACGAGCTGGGCCGCAAGCGCCAGAAGTGGTCGCCGAACATCAAGCCGTACAAGGAAGCGATCGATGCCGAGCAGGACAAGCTCGGTGCCATCGAGCGCAAGCTGTTCCTGCCGCTGACCGACATCAAGGAAATCAACCGCACCATGTCGATCGGCGAGGCCAAGGCCCGCCGCGCGAAGAAGGAAATGGTCGAGGCCAACCTGCGCCTGGTCATCTCCATCGCCAAGAAGTACACCAATCGTGGCCTGCAGTTCCTGGATCTCATCCAGGAAGGCAACATCGGCCTGATGAAGGCCGTGGACAAGTTCGAATACCGCCGCGGCTACAAGTTCTCCACGTACGCCACGTGGTGGATCCGCCAGGCCATCACGCGCTCGATCGCCGACCAGGCACGCACCATCCGTATCCCGGTGCACATGATCGAGACGATCAACAAGTTGAACCGCATTTCCCGCCAGATGCTGCAGCAGTTCGGCCGTGAGCCGACGCCGGAAGAGTTGGCCAAGGAAATGGACATGCCCGAGGACAAGATCCGCAAGGTGCTGAAGATCGCGAAGGAACCGATCTCGATGGAAACCCCCATCGGTGACGACGAAGATTCGCATCTTGGCGACTTCATCGAGGACACCAACGCGTCCTCGCCGATCGAGTCGGCCACCGAAACGGGCCTGATGGAAACCGTGCGCGACGTGCTCGCCGGCCTCACCCCGAGGGAAGCGAAGGTGCTGCGCATGCGCTTCGGCATCGACATGAACACCGACCACACGCTGGAAGAAGTGGGCAAGCAGTTCGACGTGACGCGCGAGCGCATCCGTCAGATCGAGGCCAAGGCGCTGCGCAAGCTGCGTCATCCGAGCCGCTCGGAGCAGCTGCGCTCGTTCCTCGATATCGATTAA